Part of the Deinococcus cellulosilyticus NBRC 106333 = KACC 11606 genome is shown below.
TAAAGAAGGCCATCAAAAAGCCACTGCTCTTGGAAAAGGTGTCGTTGTAGCGGTATTGGACACAGGGGTTGATTTTGAACATGTGGCATGGAACAGCATGGCTTTTGTTTCCCCACAGCTGTTTCATGACTACGTTGACATGGATCAATATCCCAAAGAGACAGGAGACCCCACACAAGTGGGTTATGGCCATGGCACAGGGGTCACTGGTGTCATCTTACAAATTGCTCCCCAGGCCAGGATTCTTCCGCTTCGTGTCCTGGATGCCAATGGCCAGGGAGATACCATTCATCTGGCTTCTGCCATTTATGCAGCGGTCGATGGTGGTGCCAATGTGATCAATTTGAGTCTGGGAACAAACCAGCGTTCAACCATCCTTGAAACTGCCATAAAATATGCTCAGGGTAAAAATGTAACCATTGTAGCCAGTGCTGGAAATGATGGAGTTGGAACATTGCTGTATCCTGCAGCTTTCAGCAAAGACTACAAAAACGTGATCAGTGTGGGAAGCGTCAGCACTGCTTTGAAAAAGTCCACTTTCTCAAACTACAGTCCATATCTGACCCTTACAGGACTTGGAGAAAACATATCCACCACTTTTCCCAAAGACAGAAAGACCACATGGTCGGGCACCTCGTTCTCAGCCCCGGAAGTCTCTGGAGCCATAGCACTGGCCCTTTCAGTCAATGTCAACCTCACTCCTGATAAAATTCTAAAACACCTGAGTGATACCAGTACAAGCTACGCTGCCATCAATTCCGATCAAAAGAACCTGCTAGGATCAGGACTGCTTAATGTCAACAAATTCATAGATGCTGTAGGCAAAGACTTATAGACATGACCGAGTTCCTTTTTCCAGACATGCCCATTGAAGAACTTTTAGCAAAGGCCAAGAGTTTATTGCATGTCGATTTTTCACAGGCTTTGAAAATCTCTCTGTCTGCAGCTCAAAGGGCATTACAGGAACACAACAATCAACATTATGCAAGTGCCATGCTTTATGCGGGAACCAGTGCCTTCCATCAGGGTGATTTGCTTTCCGCAGAAAAATATCTGACTCAAGCCCTCAATCATTTTCAACACAAACACAAATCAGATGAACAAATTGATGCCCTGATCACCATCGGCCATATCTACAGGGATCAGGGTAAGTATGACTATGCACATGGAATGTTTACCCATGCCCTCTACCTGTCCAGAGAACACCAAAACCCAGAGATGGAAGCAGATGCTCTGAATGGTCTTGCAGGCATATATCACTACCAGGGAGATTACCAGAAATCCATTGAAGCCCTGGAAATCGCTTTACCCATCAGAGAACGTCTGGGCAATCCAGCAAAAACTGCCGCAGTTTTGAACAACCTTGGCCAATCTTATACTCAACTGGGTGAGTATTTTGAGTCTCTAATGTATTTAACAAAAGGCCATCAAATCATATCACAAACCCAGCATGAGCCCAGAATTGAAGGAGCCAGTCTGGTTTCCATTGGGAATCTATACAAAGACCTTGGAGACTATGACGAATCATTGAAATTTTTCAAAGAAGCAATTTCTGTCGGAGAACGTGGAAAAACACCGATCATCACTGCTGTTGCCACAGAAAACCTGGGGGAAGTTCTCCGACTGCGAGGCCATACGCGTGAAGCGCTAGACGCGCTTCAGAAATCCCTTGATTTAAGCCGCAAGCTTGGGTATCAACCTGGAGTGATCAACTCATTGATCTCAATGGCAAATGTTTATCATTGGCAAGGGAACCACAAACTGGCCCTGACCACCTTCAGAGATGCCCTGACCCTTTCCCGCCAGACCAATCACCGGGAAGGTGAGATTGATGCCCTGATCGGTGTGGGCAAGCAACTTCTAGCCGCCAGAAAAGGCCATGAGGCCCTCGATTACCTGAATCAGGCCCTGCAACTCGCAGAAGACAGCAAACGCAAGAAATCCATTGCCTCCATCCATTCCTGTCTGGCAGAGTGTTACGAAATTCTGGGCAATCCCAGGGCAGCCCTTGAGCACTTCAAGACCTTCCACAAGATCGATCAGGAACTGAAAAGTGAAGAAGGCGAACGGCGTTCCCGTTACCTGAAAATGCGCTTTGATCTGGAGCGCAGTGAACAGCGTGCCGAAATGTACCGCATGCAGAACGAGACCAATGAACTGGCCCGCAAAGCCGCAGAGGCCCTGGTGCATGAGCGCACGCAGGAACTTGAGCAGGCCCAGGTGGAAATCGTCACCCGACTGGCCATCGCTGCAGAGTCCAGAGACGATGTCACTGGCGCTCACACCTGGCGGGTGGGCCGCAATGCTGCCATGCTGGCCCAGGAAATCGGTCTGCCCCGTGAAGAGGTGGAGATCATCCGCCTGGCCGCACGCCTTCACGATGTGGGCAAGATCGGGATTCCAGACAGCATCCTGATGAAACATGGGGTCCTGACCCCTGAAGAGTACGAGCACATGAAAACGCACACCATCATTGGGGGCCGCATCCTGTCAGGTGGAAAATCCAGACTGCTGCAACTGGCCCAGGAAATTGCTGTCTCTCACCATGAGCGCTGGGATGGGCGGGGTTACCCTTTTGGTCTGCTGGGTGAGACCATTCCCCTCTCAGGCCGCATTGTGGCTGTGGCAGATGTCTTCGATGCCCTGACGCACCGCAGGCCATACAAGCAGGCCTGGAGTCTGAAGAATGCCCTGGAAGAACTGGAACGCCACAGTGGCACCCACTTCGATCCCAGGATCGTTCAGGCTGCCCTGAAGGTGTTCAACACCCTGAAAATCGTCACGGAAGACGCTCCAGAGCTCTAACCCACTTTTTCTTCGGAGAAATCCATGGTTTTCTGCAGCATCTCGTCGGTCTGCAGGGCTTCCACTTCAATCTCTCCGTAAGCCTCATCCTGGCGAAGCTCAACCTCTCCCAGACGCACCGACTCCAGAAGGGCTGCGAAGTAGACGGTTCTCTCGCCCCAGTCGCGGGTGGTGATGGCATGGAAGAAAAAGCGCCGCAGGTTCTTCACGAACACCAGAATGGCCTTGCGGGCATCCTCGAGGGTCAGGCGGTCTTTGACGATGTGGGCGGCCTGCACCTCCCGCACTGCACTTTTTGCAGCGGCCAGAAGCTGCGTCAGGATCAGTTTTTCCTTTGGCTTCTTGCGCTCGTAAGGCAGGTTGAGGCCTTTTGCTGCAATGATCTGGTTGCGTCCTCGGCGTTTCTCACTCAGGAAGCGCACCAGAGCGTCCAGTTCCTGAAGTGCAGCCACACTGCTCAGGACATCGTGGGAATAATCTTCGAGGTCTTCAAGAGCGTCTTCTGGCTCCTCTCTGGGGATCTTTGGCAACAGCAAAGAAGTTTTCAGGGCAATCACTGCAGCCAGTTGAGGCAGGGCTTCACTGGCCAGTTCCGCATCCAGTTCACGAAGCCTGTAAAAACGGGCCAGCACAGCTTCCGTGATGTGGGAGAGCGGAACGTCTTCGGGTTGAAGACGTTCCTGTCTGAGGGCCTGCAAAAGTTCCAGCAGACCCCCGGAAAAGCCAGTGAAGGACAGCGTGAGGGGTTCCATCAAGGGTTCAGGAGTCCAAGGGCATCTCTGACTTCCTGCATGGTCTGCTGGGCGATCTGTCTCGCTTCACGGGCACCCTCATGCAGGGCATCTTTCACAATGTCTGGAGTGCTGTACAGTTCCTGTGCACGCTGCTGGATGGGCACGAGTGTGCGCTCCACACCCTTCATCAGGGTCTTTTTGCAGTCAATGCAGCCAATCCCTGCAGTGGAACATCCCACTTCCACCATCTGGATGGTGTCCAGATCGCTGAAGAGCTTGTGGTAATCAAAAATCAGGCAAATGTGGGGATTGCCAGGATCGGTGCGGCGCACCCGGGCAGGGTCGGTGGGGGCGACCCGCAGTTTCTGCCAGATGGAATCGATCTCCTCGAGCACACCAAGGGTGTTGCCCTTGGATTTGGACATCTTGCCCTGACCATCCACTCCAGGCACCCGCAGTGCATCCTTGTTGTGCACGGCCAGTGGCTCAGGGAACAGTTCACCGAAACGGTTGTTGAACCGGCGGGCAATTTCACGGGTCAGTTCGATGTGTTGCACCTGGTCTTCCCCCACAGGCACCGTGTTGGCCTTGTACAGCAGGATGTCTGCAGCCATCAGGGTGGGGTACATCAAGAGACCGGCCAGAACGCTGTGCTGGCTGGACTTGTCCTTGAACTGGGTCATGCGCTCCAGGTCCCCAAGGGGCGTCTGGGTGGAAAAGATCCAGCCCAGTTCGGTGTGCTCTCTGACATCGCTCTGCGCGAACAGAATGACCTTGCTGGGATCAAGGCCCGCAGCCATGTTGACGAGGGCAGCGTCAAAGGTGCGTTTTCTGAGCAGCTCGGGTTCGTGGGGGATGGTGATGGCGTGGTAATCCACAATGCAGTAGATGGAATTCTTGCCGAGTTCCTCGCCCAGTTTCACGTAGTTGAGGATCGCTCCGAAGTAATTCCCGATGTGGATTTCACCGGTGGGTTGAATGCCAGAGAAAACTCGCTTCACGCAGAACAGTATACCCGTGGAAAGGCTTTTTCTGCACGCCCGGCTGTCTGATCCGTGATCCTGTCCCATTCCATGACAAAGGTCCCTCAAAAAAGTTAAGATACCGCAAAAAGGAGGAAACATGAACCGTAAAATACGGGTGTTAATTGCCAAGCCCGGCATGGATGGCCATGACCGGGGGGCCAAAATTGTGGCGCGTGCCCTGAGGGATGCAGGCATGGAAGTTGTTTACACCGGGCTCAGACAGACCCCAGAGATGATCGTGGCAACTGCACTCCAGGAAGATGTGGACGCCATCGGGCTCTCGGTGCTCTCTGGAGCCCACATGCACATCTTCCGGGAAGTTCGCAGGCTGCTCGAAGAAAAAGAGGCCACCGACATCCTGCTTTTCGGTGGGGGCATCATCCCGGATCAGGACCTGCCTGCCCTGAAGGAACTCGGGGTTTCACGGGTGTTCACCCCTGGAAGCACCCTGGAGGAGCCCATCGAGTGGCTGAACACCACCGTTCCGCAACGCTGGGCCGCCCAGGAGCACCTGTGAGTGCAAAAGAAACCATCTGGGGGGAACACACAGAGACCATCGAAAAACGCCTGAAGGCCTTCCATCCAGACTTGCAAAAGTACATCGATGGTTTCGCTTATGGCGAGGTGTACGAGCGACCAGGTCTGCCTTTGCAGGTGAAAGAACTGCTTGCCATTGTGATGCTGGTGTCCCTGGGCAATCCCCAGGAGCTCAAAACCCACTTCAGGGGGGTCATCAACGCAGGTGGGAGCATGCAGGACATTGAGGAAGCCCTGCTGTTTGCCATTCCCTATCTGGGATTTCCAAGGGTGATCGGGGCCTTCGAGGTGTTGAGAAGCATGCAGAAATAACTGGGAAAGTCCAGGCAAAAACCCCCGAGAAATCTCGGGGGTCTCGCCTGATTCGAACAATCAGAGGCTGAAAGTCACGCCTGCACGGATGCCGCCGTAGCTGCCCCCGTTGATGACGTAGTTGTAGAAACCTTCGGTGAACACACCCATCTGGCTGCTGACGGCATAGTTCACACCTGCAACAGCGCCCACTTTGGCTGCACCAGCACCACCAGCGCTGATGAAACCGACGCTGGGACCCACATACAGGTTCAGCATGTCGGTGGGAATGGTGTACAGCACATCAGCGTTGACACCAAATCCGAACACGCCAGCGACACGGGTCACGTCTGCACTGATGCGGGCATTCAGTGCATTGCTGCCCAGGTCAGCAACCTTGAAGGTCACACCCAGGTTTGCACCAAATGAAGGGCCAGGGGCAGAGAATGTGCCACCAGCGCTGAAAGTTTGTGCCTGGGCGGCACCACCAAGAACCAATCCGAGAGCCAAAACAGCAAGTGCTTTTTTCATGTCAGTCTCCTCCTTCAAACTTCTGTAACTATAGCACCAATATTTAAGAATGTTAAAGGGGCGATCACACCCCGGATGTGTCCCGGTTTTGCCCTCTGGCCTCAGGAGATCACCCCGTGACCTGAATTCATGGACCACCCTCTTCTGGCGCTTGTTTCTCCAGAAGAGGGCAACAAAAACCACCAGCCAGAGTTCAGTTCAGAAATAGTAACTCAGGCCCACACGGAAGCCCACACCAAAAACATTGTTCCACTTGCCTTCAGCAAACACATCAAAGGCATCAGTCACAGGATAGGCCAGACCGCCCACAGCCCCAAACAGGAAACCTGCACTGCCCCCTCTGAAACCTGCACCAATGGAGGGACCAAAGTACAGGTTCACATCATCGGTCACATACAGGTTGGGCAGAATGTCTGCCTGCACAGCAAAACCTGCCGTGGTGACATCGCCAATGATTCGGGCATCCAGACTCAGGTCATCGAAGGCCACCAGCCCCTTGGCGGTGATGCCCACACTTCCTCCCACAGGAAGGCCCTGGAAGGCCAGATTCGCGGAGTAATCCTGGGCGTGCGCCATGCTGAGAAGAAGACCCGCCCCGAGAATGAGAGTGGTTTTTTTCATATGTTTTGCCTCCACGACCATTCTACATAGCTTCTCGGGTCTGTACAGGTGGTCCATCAGCCGGAGTTCAGTTCTCCCCCTCCGCTGTCGTAGGCAGGTCCTCTCCTGAGAGAGAGGAAAGCAAAGAAGGAGCCTAAAAGGCTCCTTCAAACAATGTGGAGGTTAAAGCTCACCCGTCCAGATCAGAACTTCCCGACCCCGCTTTTTGAAACCCAGATCGGCATACACCTGGTGGGTGCTGAGA
Proteins encoded:
- a CDS encoding S8 family serine peptidase is translated as MSRLPAPSAIATCLLTLVLSACSTQQHLPASGVQPERFEYISQQTVPADQTPEQVAQRLGGKVAFWHEASRTVVVGYHSTSSFQKLASGVTLESNPDTIELPNPDHQVGQLGGSIWAVGGSIWAVGGSIWAVGSLWNDLTYQLLPENSSAWNLLQLKEGHQKATALGKGVVVAVLDTGVDFEHVAWNSMAFVSPQLFHDYVDMDQYPKETGDPTQVGYGHGTGVTGVILQIAPQARILPLRVLDANGQGDTIHLASAIYAAVDGGANVINLSLGTNQRSTILETAIKYAQGKNVTIVASAGNDGVGTLLYPAAFSKDYKNVISVGSVSTALKKSTFSNYSPYLTLTGLGENISTTFPKDRKTTWSGTSFSAPEVSGAIALALSVNVNLTPDKILKHLSDTSTSYAAINSDQKNLLGSGLLNVNKFIDAVGKDL
- a CDS encoding carboxymuconolactone decarboxylase family protein, with amino-acid sequence MSAKETIWGEHTETIEKRLKAFHPDLQKYIDGFAYGEVYERPGLPLQVKELLAIVMLVSLGNPQELKTHFRGVINAGGSMQDIEEALLFAIPYLGFPRVIGAFEVLRSMQK
- a CDS encoding tetratricopeptide repeat protein; this encodes MLYAGTSAFHQGDLLSAEKYLTQALNHFQHKHKSDEQIDALITIGHIYRDQGKYDYAHGMFTHALYLSREHQNPEMEADALNGLAGIYHYQGDYQKSIEALEIALPIRERLGNPAKTAAVLNNLGQSYTQLGEYFESLMYLTKGHQIISQTQHEPRIEGASLVSIGNLYKDLGDYDESLKFFKEAISVGERGKTPIITAVATENLGEVLRLRGHTREALDALQKSLDLSRKLGYQPGVINSLISMANVYHWQGNHKLALTTFRDALTLSRQTNHREGEIDALIGVGKQLLAARKGHEALDYLNQALQLAEDSKRKKSIASIHSCLAECYEILGNPRAALEHFKTFHKIDQELKSEEGERRSRYLKMRFDLERSEQRAEMYRMQNETNELARKAAEALVHERTQELEQAQVEIVTRLAIAAESRDDVTGAHTWRVGRNAAMLAQEIGLPREEVEIIRLAARLHDVGKIGIPDSILMKHGVLTPEEYEHMKTHTIIGGRILSGGKSRLLQLAQEIAVSHHERWDGRGYPFGLLGETIPLSGRIVAVADVFDALTHRRPYKQAWSLKNALEELERHSGTHFDPRIVQAALKVFNTLKIVTEDAPEL
- a CDS encoding cobalamin B12-binding domain-containing protein, with the protein product MNRKIRVLIAKPGMDGHDRGAKIVARALRDAGMEVVYTGLRQTPEMIVATALQEDVDAIGLSVLSGAHMHIFREVRRLLEEKEATDILLFGGGIIPDQDLPALKELGVSRVFTPGSTLEEPIEWLNTTVPQRWAAQEHL
- a CDS encoding segregation and condensation protein A, whose amino-acid sequence is MEPLTLSFTGFSGGLLELLQALRQERLQPEDVPLSHITEAVLARFYRLRELDAELASEALPQLAAVIALKTSLLLPKIPREEPEDALEDLEDYSHDVLSSVAALQELDALVRFLSEKRRGRNQIIAAKGLNLPYERKKPKEKLILTQLLAAAKSAVREVQAAHIVKDRLTLEDARKAILVFVKNLRRFFFHAITTRDWGERTVYFAALLESVRLGEVELRQDEAYGEIEVEALQTDEMLQKTMDFSEEKVG
- the trpS gene encoding tryptophan--tRNA ligase, with translation MKRVFSGIQPTGEIHIGNYFGAILNYVKLGEELGKNSIYCIVDYHAITIPHEPELLRKRTFDAALVNMAAGLDPSKVILFAQSDVREHTELGWIFSTQTPLGDLERMTQFKDKSSQHSVLAGLLMYPTLMAADILLYKANTVPVGEDQVQHIELTREIARRFNNRFGELFPEPLAVHNKDALRVPGVDGQGKMSKSKGNTLGVLEEIDSIWQKLRVAPTDPARVRRTDPGNPHICLIFDYHKLFSDLDTIQMVEVGCSTAGIGCIDCKKTLMKGVERTLVPIQQRAQELYSTPDIVKDALHEGAREARQIAQQTMQEVRDALGLLNP